One window of Methanobacterium alcaliphilum genomic DNA carries:
- a CDS encoding ferritin-like domain-containing protein codes for MELINEHEIGVCKGTELEEAVKANFNGECQEVGMYLAMARLAQREGLPEVAEVLKTIAWEEAEHASHFAEMNEVIKPSLKENLEMMLEGETMANNEKKAAAKKAKECDIDPAHDFFDESSRDEARHARMLKGILERYF; via the coding sequence ATGGAATTAATAAACGAACATGAAATTGGAGTATGTAAAGGAACTGAACTAGAAGAAGCTGTGAAAGCAAATTTTAATGGCGAATGTCAGGAAGTAGGTATGTACCTAGCTATGGCCAGATTAGCCCAAAGAGAGGGACTTCCAGAAGTGGCTGAAGTACTAAAAACCATAGCCTGGGAAGAAGCAGAACATGCATCACACTTTGCAGAAATGAATGAAGTTATAAAACCATCCCTGAAAGAAAATCTGGAAATGATGCTGGAAGGAGAGACCATGGCCAACAACGAAAAAAAGGCCGCCGCTAAAAAAGCAAAAGAATGTGATATTGACCCTGCACATGATTTCTTTGATGAAAGTTCCCGGGATGAAGCCCGGCATGCACGTATGTTAAAAGGAATTTTGGAGAGATATTTCTAA
- a CDS encoding DUF998 domain-containing protein, giving the protein MHKFKSSNKFNTTLSGLLFFLAGAAILMGIITGEAFYPPEYTYTTSESMISDLGATEPPHSIITQPSASIFNLTMIISGILVLVATYFLFQAYNDKIAAILMGLLGLGAFGVGLFPGNINPQHPLFAITTFICGGLSLIYSYRLINSPLKYISIVLGVVSLFFLFTANFFIPLLGAGGVERWVAYPVVIWLMGFGGYLSGVSSEKIDK; this is encoded by the coding sequence ATGCATAAATTTAAATCTTCAAATAAATTCAACACCACCCTATCCGGCCTTTTATTTTTTCTTGCAGGTGCAGCGATTTTAATGGGAATAATAACTGGTGAAGCTTTTTATCCCCCAGAATATACTTATACTACTAGTGAAAGTATGATTAGTGATCTTGGAGCCACTGAACCACCACATAGCATTATTACCCAACCCTCTGCAAGTATATTCAATTTAACAATGATAATATCCGGAATATTAGTCCTTGTTGCTACTTATTTCTTATTTCAAGCTTATAATGATAAAATTGCGGCTATTTTAATGGGATTATTAGGATTGGGAGCTTTTGGTGTGGGCCTATTTCCCGGCAATATCAACCCCCAACACCCATTATTTGCCATTACAACATTCATATGCGGAGGATTATCTTTAATTTACTCCTACCGACTTATTAATTCACCACTTAAATATATATCAATAGTATTAGGCGTTGTAAGCTTATTTTTCTTGTTTACAGCCAATTTTTTTATACCATTACTTGGTGCAGGTGGCGTGGAAAGATGGGTGGCTTATCCAGTAGTAATATGGTTAATGGGTTTTGGAGGATATTTATCAGGAGTAAGCTCTGAGAAAATAGATAAATAA
- a CDS encoding FprA family A-type flavoprotein gives MKAEATKITDGVYWVGVLDWDIRTYHGYTLNGTSYNAYLVFGDEKVALVDNAYPGNFPELMARVEDAFAQEGKEVKVDVIVQNHVEKDHSGLLVELHKKFPQAPIYCTEIAIEGLLKHFPALGGAEFVTVGTGEALELGGKTLAFLEAFLLHWPDSMFTLLVEDGILFPNDAFGQHLCFPQRYDHEIPEYVLMDATKKFYANLVTPLSKLVLKKFQEVIDLGLLDKINMIAPAHGQIWTDPMKIIGAYSDWASGNNQDKVTIIYDTMHYSTQKMAHAMAEGVMSEGVDVKMYYLHEDERSEIVKDILDSKAIALGAPTIYDEPFPSVGDLIYYLRGLKFNRTGFEKLAVTFGSMGGQGGAPATLSRDLKECGFNVKEEYEILYVPNEDELDKCFQTGKKLAQEIKSL, from the coding sequence ATGAAAGCAGAAGCAACTAAAATTACAGACGGCGTTTACTGGGTAGGAGTTTTAGACTGGGATATTCGAACTTATCATGGATATACATTGAATGGAACCAGTTACAATGCATACCTTGTTTTTGGAGATGAAAAAGTAGCTTTAGTGGACAATGCATATCCTGGAAATTTCCCAGAACTAATGGCAAGAGTAGAAGACGCATTTGCCCAAGAAGGCAAAGAAGTCAAAGTAGATGTTATTGTACAAAACCATGTGGAAAAAGACCACAGTGGGCTTTTGGTAGAACTTCATAAAAAATTCCCACAAGCACCTATTTACTGTACTGAAATTGCTATTGAAGGATTATTAAAGCATTTTCCTGCACTGGGTGGGGCCGAATTTGTCACCGTTGGTACTGGCGAAGCTCTTGAACTCGGAGGAAAAACTCTAGCATTTTTAGAGGCATTTTTACTACACTGGCCAGACAGTATGTTTACCCTGCTTGTAGAAGATGGAATCTTATTCCCTAACGACGCATTTGGTCAACATTTATGTTTCCCACAACGATATGATCACGAAATACCAGAATATGTCTTGATGGATGCTACCAAAAAATTTTATGCCAACCTAGTAACACCACTATCCAAACTGGTATTGAAAAAATTCCAGGAAGTAATAGACTTAGGACTGCTGGATAAAATCAATATGATTGCTCCAGCACATGGCCAAATCTGGACTGATCCCATGAAAATCATAGGAGCCTATAGTGATTGGGCTAGTGGAAACAACCAGGACAAAGTTACCATAATATATGATACCATGCATTATTCTACTCAGAAAATGGCACATGCCATGGCAGAAGGAGTAATGAGCGAAGGAGTTGATGTTAAAATGTACTATCTCCACGAAGATGAACGTAGTGAAATTGTGAAGGACATATTAGATAGTAAAGCAATCGCTCTGGGAGCTCCAACCATATATGATGAACCATTCCCTAGTGTTGGAGATCTAATTTACTACCTGCGTGGATTAAAATTCAATAGAACTGGATTTGAAAAGCTAGCCGTGACCTTTGGATCCATGGGAGGCCAAGGTGGAGCTCCAGCTACACTATCAAGAGACCTTAAAGAATGTGGATTCAATGTAAAAGAAGAATATGAAATATTATATGTTCCAAATGAAGATGAGTTGGATAAATGTTTCCAGACAGGCAAAAAGCTGGCTCAGGAAATAAAATCTCTTTAA
- a CDS encoding FAD-dependent oxidoreductase → MKVVIIGGGAGGLSTASNIRKYNEDAEITVITRDEHIAYSPCAIPYVLCGEVGCFDDIIMHQPEDYLERDITVITRAEVLEVSSEKNKIKYKSLEVDESLNELPYDYLVMATGGAPFIPPVEGADIEGVFKIRTIKDGAMIKQWVEKSKSAVVVGAGLIGLEIAYGLKNMGLKVTVTEMLPQIVPRSLDPSMASIVQKYMEKKGINFILGHAIDTISGAKKVEGAIFGDDEIEADMVILATGVRPETKLAKMAGVDIGRWAILVNEKMQTSVPNIYAVGDCVEVYDAITGHNTQSPLGSTAVRQAKVAAKSIVGIESAFRPVLNSMVSKIGSLEFGAVGLTKTSALQNGLKVISGKSRALTKARYYPGAKRIDVKMTAMLDGKIIGCQIIAEERVAERVDTMSLVIAQGITCNELVNMEFSYAPPVSMVIDPIILAAEDACQKLKRVNGE, encoded by the coding sequence ATGAAAGTAGTTATAATCGGGGGAGGGGCTGGAGGCCTTTCCACTGCTTCAAACATTAGGAAATATAATGAAGACGCTGAGATAACTGTGATAACTCGAGACGAGCATATCGCATATTCTCCCTGTGCAATCCCTTATGTATTGTGTGGAGAAGTGGGCTGTTTTGATGATATTATTATGCACCAGCCTGAGGATTATCTGGAAAGGGATATAACTGTTATAACCAGAGCAGAAGTCTTGGAAGTTTCAAGTGAAAAAAATAAAATCAAGTATAAATCACTGGAGGTAGATGAATCACTCAATGAATTGCCATATGACTACTTGGTAATGGCTACTGGAGGAGCACCATTTATTCCTCCTGTGGAGGGCGCGGATATTGAAGGTGTTTTTAAAATTAGAACCATAAAAGATGGGGCTATGATAAAACAATGGGTTGAAAAAAGTAAAAGTGCAGTGGTTGTAGGGGCGGGTTTAATTGGCCTTGAAATTGCCTATGGTCTAAAAAACATGGGTTTAAAAGTTACAGTCACTGAAATGCTTCCTCAAATTGTTCCCCGGTCATTGGATCCATCCATGGCATCTATTGTCCAAAAATACATGGAAAAAAAAGGAATTAACTTCATTCTGGGACATGCTATTGATACAATCTCTGGTGCAAAAAAAGTAGAAGGGGCCATATTTGGTGATGATGAGATTGAAGCAGATATGGTTATATTAGCTACTGGAGTAAGGCCAGAAACAAAACTTGCTAAAATGGCGGGTGTAGATATTGGTAGGTGGGCGATACTGGTAAATGAAAAAATGCAAACTTCTGTGCCAAATATTTATGCGGTAGGTGATTGTGTGGAGGTATATGATGCAATTACTGGTCACAATACCCAATCTCCACTGGGAAGTACTGCAGTTAGACAGGCTAAAGTTGCAGCTAAAAGCATTGTAGGTATTGAATCTGCTTTTAGGCCAGTACTAAATTCCATGGTTTCTAAAATAGGATCTCTGGAATTTGGCGCAGTAGGTTTAACTAAGACTTCTGCTCTTCAAAATGGGTTAAAAGTGATTTCAGGTAAAAGTAGGGCATTGACCAAGGCCAGATATTATCCTGGGGCGAAAAGAATAGACGTTAAAATGACTGCTATGTTAGATGGTAAAATCATTGGCTGTCAGATTATTGCAGAGGAAAGGGTAGCAGAAAGAGTAGATACTATGTCTTTAGTAATAGCTCAAGGTATTACTTGTAATGAATTGGTTAACATGGAATTTTCATATGCTCCACCAGTTTCTATGGTTATAGATCCTATAATACTAGCAGCAGAAGATGCCTGTCAAAAACTAAAAAGGGTTAATGGTGAATAA
- a CDS encoding rubredoxin, with amino-acid sequence MKYSCQICSYIYNSNIGDPEKNATARTDLKDLPENWVCPQCGVGKEEFFPLKQNIPNQGEFPMALMILALTKGLWTISGKGSYSVTKEIGRTFIQELKKNVKDISSQEIALESIKEYFINQNKFARNLEYVIREETVELNVENCRFFGLCKQLESQGVLITTCPYTNTTATALEEVTGYRYRIDKEQKDYGHHITLKRVSKVR; translated from the coding sequence ATGAAATACAGTTGCCAAATATGTAGTTATATATACAACTCAAACATTGGAGATCCCGAAAAAAATGCAACGGCCAGAACTGATCTTAAAGATCTTCCAGAAAACTGGGTTTGTCCCCAATGCGGAGTGGGAAAAGAAGAATTTTTTCCATTAAAACAAAATATTCCAAATCAAGGCGAATTTCCTATGGCCTTAATGATTTTAGCACTTACTAAAGGACTATGGACCATATCAGGTAAAGGATCTTATTCTGTTACTAAAGAAATAGGCCGCACATTTATTCAAGAATTAAAAAAAAATGTGAAGGATATTTCTTCCCAAGAAATTGCTTTAGAATCCATTAAAGAATATTTCATTAACCAAAATAAGTTTGCTCGGAATTTAGAATATGTTATCAGAGAAGAAACTGTGGAGTTAAATGTAGAAAACTGTAGATTTTTTGGACTATGCAAACAGTTAGAAAGCCAAGGCGTACTCATAACTACATGTCCCTACACCAACACTACCGCAACCGCACTAGAAGAAGTTACAGGATACAGATACCGCATCGATAAAGAACAAAAAGATTATGGACACCATATTACCCTTAAAAGAGTATCGAAAGTCAGATAA